A stretch of Desulfobacter hydrogenophilus DNA encodes these proteins:
- a CDS encoding ATP-binding protein, which yields MTNDDSIQMQLNKIAATIGENIQRYDDRLHELKRLSQILFMETRADDDLDAWFREEGFGINEDGFWLSLPKLTAFRENRAAQDIISYSWHPDLISNKDACFRMYALRNIGPLLEEIWNSLPETAWIYYQDITNTSLQFPYIDQITAISPDFDWRTYHTFQSVCPQNNPEGEIKWTQPTIDYAGEGLILSVSIPVRIQNRFIGLWSIDLPMVSLYPEFIFDTLLEGQVNFIVDQDGNLVAHPHIETRIDSEKGSLFQTHFHELGAGFKSLSPRELLKKKEGHFVLNPETASESVGYYHAIPGVHWLLFCVFPRQSMEHVIDRKIKTAFERVKSGDFSYRLNELSDVKHSKIIADGFNEMARALENQAEKQKKTQKEKDLLEERIRHYQKMEAIGTLAGGIAHDFNNILFPIQGYAEMFLDDFPKDDPKHEMAQEILQAASRAKELIEQILTFSRQGETKNQIVSLQSIVKEALKLLRSTIPKNIEIRQNVISKCKPVFADPTNLHQVIMNLCTNAFHAVQEKGGAIDVALEEIRVTTEGQYGIVDLPPGNYIRLTVSDTGCGMDKTTLEQIFNPYFTTKKEGKGTGLGLSISYGIIKTLNGEIKVYSEPNKGTTFHVYIPVTSIKEVREPGENINIAKGTEHILLVDDEGSIAQMGKTALEKYGYRVSVFTSSFEALNAFEKKPASFDLLLTDMTMPDMTGDILVQHIKRIRDNIPVIICTGFNENISNVNYADKGADAFLMKPVAIHKLIGTIRKQLDKIRK from the coding sequence ATGACAAACGACGATTCCATTCAAATGCAACTCAATAAAATTGCAGCAACTATAGGCGAGAATATCCAACGATATGATGATCGACTGCATGAACTAAAAAGGCTATCGCAGATACTTTTCATGGAGACCCGGGCAGATGATGATTTAGACGCATGGTTTCGGGAAGAAGGCTTTGGTATTAATGAAGACGGCTTCTGGTTGAGTCTGCCCAAATTAACCGCCTTTCGGGAAAATCGTGCAGCTCAGGATATCATATCCTATTCCTGGCACCCCGATCTAATTAGCAATAAGGATGCCTGTTTTCGCATGTATGCGTTGAGAAATATCGGCCCGTTACTTGAAGAGATATGGAACAGTTTACCTGAGACCGCCTGGATTTACTATCAGGATATAACCAACACATCTTTACAATTTCCATATATCGATCAGATAACGGCCATCTCGCCGGATTTTGACTGGCGTACCTATCATACCTTCCAGTCTGTCTGCCCCCAGAATAATCCGGAAGGAGAAATAAAGTGGACGCAGCCGACCATTGATTATGCCGGAGAGGGCTTAATTCTGTCGGTTTCCATTCCAGTAAGAATCCAAAACCGTTTTATTGGTTTATGGAGTATTGATCTACCCATGGTAAGCCTTTATCCCGAATTTATATTTGACACGCTTCTTGAAGGGCAGGTCAATTTTATTGTGGACCAGGATGGGAACCTGGTGGCGCATCCACATATTGAAACCCGGATTGACTCTGAGAAAGGAAGCCTTTTTCAGACCCATTTTCATGAACTCGGTGCTGGGTTCAAATCATTGTCACCCCGGGAATTGCTGAAAAAAAAAGAAGGGCACTTTGTGCTTAATCCAGAAACGGCATCTGAGTCAGTGGGATATTACCATGCAATCCCGGGGGTCCACTGGCTTTTATTTTGTGTTTTTCCACGTCAATCAATGGAGCATGTCATTGACCGGAAAATTAAAACTGCTTTTGAGCGGGTTAAATCCGGAGACTTCTCATATCGCCTCAATGAATTGTCGGACGTTAAACACAGTAAAATTATTGCTGACGGGTTTAACGAAATGGCCCGGGCATTGGAAAACCAGGCGGAAAAACAGAAAAAAACTCAGAAAGAAAAGGATTTGCTTGAAGAACGAATCCGGCATTATCAAAAAATGGAAGCCATCGGTACACTTGCCGGCGGCATTGCCCACGATTTTAACAATATTTTGTTTCCGATTCAGGGCTACGCTGAAATGTTTTTGGATGATTTTCCCAAGGATGATCCTAAACATGAAATGGCTCAAGAAATTTTACAGGCAGCCTCCAGAGCCAAGGAGCTTATTGAGCAGATTCTGACCTTCAGCCGTCAAGGGGAAACGAAGAATCAAATTGTATCGCTCCAAAGCATCGTTAAAGAAGCCCTGAAATTGTTAAGATCGACTATACCAAAAAATATTGAGATTCGCCAGAATGTCATTTCCAAGTGCAAGCCGGTCTTTGCCGATCCTACGAACCTTCACCAAGTGATTATGAATCTTTGCACGAATGCGTTTCATGCTGTCCAGGAAAAAGGGGGGGCAATTGATGTTGCTTTAGAAGAAATTCGGGTTACCACAGAGGGTCAGTATGGTATTGTCGACCTCCCCCCTGGCAACTACATCCGCCTAACTGTATCTGATACAGGATGCGGTATGGACAAAACAACTCTGGAACAGATATTCAATCCTTATTTTACGACAAAAAAAGAAGGGAAAGGAACCGGATTAGGACTTTCTATTTCATATGGCATTATAAAGACGCTCAATGGGGAGATTAAAGTCTATTCAGAGCCCAATAAAGGCACGACTTTTCATGTCTACATACCGGTAACCAGCATAAAAGAAGTTCGGGAACCAGGAGAAAATATCAACATTGCAAAAGGAACGGAGCATATACTGCTCGTAGATGACGAGGGCAGTATCGCACAAATGGGAAAGACCGCGCTGGAAAAATACGGCTATCGCGTTTCGGTTTTTACCAGCAGTTTTGAGGCGTTGAACGCATTTGAAAAAAAACCTGCGTCCTTTGATCTTTTGCTCACTGATATGACCATGCCGGACATGACAGGAGATATATTAGTTCAACATATCAAGCGCATTAGAGATAATATTCCCGTCATTATATGCACGGGGTTCAATGAAAATATTTCTAATGTGAATTACGCGGACAAGGGCGCAGACGCATTTCTCATGAAACCCGTTGCCATACATAAACTGATCGGCACAATCAGAAAACAGTTGGATAAAATTAGGAAATGA
- a CDS encoding CheR family methyltransferase encodes MNSILFKPSELTELKALVYKTCGINLHEGKLELLKSKVAKRMRLTQMNVQEYLSYLRSNEREVIEFIDTITTNHSFFYRENKSIEYIVKQLGCHPKREVKRFKVWCAACSTGDEPYTAAVQLKALGVTFSILATDISHSVLEIAQKGIYKNDKVKQVPLSILHRYFQKGTGKYKGYLKIKKEIQQHITFKKYNLISDRIPGSDFDAVLCRNVMIYFNNQTSEAVVNKLYQSLGTDGFFAIGNAESLMNMKHPFKSVAGIPSLYIK; translated from the coding sequence ATGAATTCAATACTTTTTAAACCAAGTGAATTGACGGAATTAAAAGCACTTGTATATAAGACGTGCGGCATTAATCTTCACGAGGGGAAGCTTGAATTATTAAAATCCAAGGTTGCCAAACGCATGCGCCTGACCCAGATGAATGTCCAGGAATACTTATCATATTTAAGATCAAATGAACGAGAAGTAATCGAATTTATCGATACGATAACAACCAATCATTCTTTTTTTTACAGAGAAAATAAAAGCATTGAATATATCGTCAAACAATTGGGTTGTCATCCTAAACGAGAGGTAAAACGCTTCAAGGTCTGGTGTGCAGCCTGTTCCACCGGAGATGAGCCTTACACTGCGGCCGTTCAGTTAAAGGCTTTGGGCGTAACTTTTTCTATCCTGGCCACAGATATATCTCACTCCGTGTTGGAAATCGCCCAAAAAGGGATATATAAAAATGACAAGGTCAAACAGGTCCCCCTGTCCATCCTGCATCGTTATTTTCAGAAAGGAACCGGAAAATATAAGGGATATTTAAAAATTAAGAAAGAAATACAACAGCATATCACCTTCAAGAAATATAATTTGATTTCAGACCGTATCCCTGGCTCGGACTTTGATGCCGTTTTATGTAGAAACGTAATGATCTATTTTAATAATCAAACCAGTGAAGCGGTTGTGAATAAATTGTACCAATCCCTTGGCACCGACGGTTTTTTTGCCATTGGGAATGCTGAAAGTTTGATGAATATGAAGCATCCTTTTAAATCTGTGGCAGGAATTCCCAGCCTTTATATAAAATAG
- a CDS encoding response regulator, whose translation MMKNKKILIVDDDPPILRLLSQLFTKAGYDVSTAGNALDALKIIEESNIMVMFFDLNMPVMNGMELCKRVKNIKPMSIIYAITGYASLFELSECLDVGFEDYFKKPVNISTLLKTAESAFEKVNRWKKM comes from the coding sequence ATGATGAAAAATAAAAAAATATTAATCGTTGATGACGATCCCCCCATTTTAAGGTTGTTGTCCCAGTTGTTTACCAAAGCCGGTTATGATGTTTCCACCGCAGGCAATGCACTGGATGCATTGAAAATTATAGAAGAGAGTAACATTATGGTCATGTTTTTTGATTTAAATATGCCGGTAATGAACGGTATGGAATTATGTAAGCGAGTAAAAAATATTAAGCCCATGTCTATTATCTATGCCATTACCGGCTATGCGTCTTTATTCGAACTGTCAGAATGCCTTGATGTCGGCTTTGAAGATTATTTTAAAAAACCGGTGAATATATCGACTCTGTTGAAAACAGCTGAATCCGCATTCGAAAAAGTAAACCGCTGGAAAAAAATGTAA
- a CDS encoding histidine kinase dimerization/phospho-acceptor domain-containing protein translates to MKETILDSPTVFSKDDILRVINNLPLAVAVIDADRKLVLANKMAGMFVKKEENLLVGPVVGAAFGCIHHKDAPEGCGFGKECLKCKLRITVNDTLENERGHFMVETPMTFNSIGRRHLRITTQPLKLQKGKAVLLSIEDVTQAKKYEHAKIEKEKLTVVVRTAGAICHEINQPLMAILGFSELLIDDICHGQVQKENIKEIKDQAERLAEITNKLMAITQYKTKKYLHSEILDLDAASSFVAVPPNPEKGKNDEK, encoded by the coding sequence ATGAAAGAAACCATATTGGATTCTCCAACAGTGTTTTCCAAGGATGATATCCTACGTGTTATTAACAATTTACCGCTTGCAGTCGCAGTTATTGACGCGGATCGAAAACTGGTTTTGGCAAACAAGATGGCCGGCATGTTTGTAAAGAAGGAAGAGAATCTCCTGGTCGGGCCTGTAGTCGGGGCGGCCTTTGGCTGCATTCATCACAAAGATGCCCCTGAAGGCTGCGGATTTGGAAAAGAGTGCCTTAAATGCAAATTGCGGATAACAGTGAATGATACCCTTGAAAATGAGAGGGGGCATTTTATGGTTGAAACACCCATGACCTTTAATTCTATCGGTCGCAGGCATTTGAGAATAACGACTCAACCCTTAAAATTGCAAAAAGGAAAAGCCGTTTTACTGTCAATTGAGGATGTTACACAGGCAAAAAAATATGAACATGCAAAAATAGAAAAGGAAAAACTGACAGTGGTAGTTCGAACCGCAGGCGCCATCTGCCACGAAATTAATCAGCCTTTAATGGCGATTTTAGGTTTTTCGGAATTATTGATTGATGACATCTGCCATGGGCAAGTCCAGAAAGAAAATATAAAGGAAATTAAAGACCAAGCAGAACGGTTAGCTGAGATTACAAACAAGCTGATGGCTATTACCCAATACAAAACAAAAAAATATTTGCATTCCGAAATTTTAGACCTTGACGCAGCATCTTCATTTGTTGCCGTACCCCCCAACCCCGAGAAGGGAAAAAATGATGAAAAATAA
- a CDS encoding protein-glutamate methylesterase/protein-glutamine glutaminase, with protein sequence MSNEIKVLVVDNSAVVRKVFKEQLSRHPGITVIATAPDPYIAREKIVKLKPDVVTLDIEMPRMDGITFLKKLMRYYPLPVIIVSSLSTKGSHLAMEALAIGALDVMTRPNDAYSVGDVSMQLAEKIKAVHAAGFPRRGQQQNSTYQKRTASMVPYKTANKIIAIGASTGGAEAIKNVLTPMPKNMPGIVVVQHMPAHFTKAFAGRLNELCQMRVKEAINGDPVTNGNVLIAPGNYHMLLKRRGAGYCVAVKTGPLVHYQRPAVDILFRSVARLVGANAVGIILTGMGKDGAQGLLEMKKAGAVTIAQDEKSSVVYGMPKEAQLIGAVDYVENIHNIAAKTCSFFKPL encoded by the coding sequence ATGTCTAATGAAATTAAAGTGCTTGTGGTAGATAATTCCGCCGTTGTCAGAAAGGTATTTAAAGAACAGCTATCCCGGCACCCAGGAATTACGGTAATTGCTACGGCACCGGATCCATACATAGCCAGAGAAAAAATAGTAAAATTAAAACCGGATGTTGTTACCCTGGATATAGAAATGCCACGTATGGATGGGATCACCTTTTTAAAAAAATTAATGAGGTATTATCCTCTTCCCGTCATCATTGTCAGCTCTCTGAGTACAAAAGGAAGCCATCTTGCCATGGAAGCGTTGGCCATTGGAGCATTAGACGTGATGACAAGACCCAATGACGCCTATTCGGTAGGAGATGTCAGCATGCAGCTCGCCGAAAAAATCAAAGCGGTGCATGCAGCTGGATTTCCCCGACGCGGGCAACAACAAAATTCAACGTACCAGAAAAGAACCGCATCCATGGTACCTTATAAAACCGCCAATAAAATTATTGCCATCGGCGCGTCAACCGGAGGGGCGGAAGCCATTAAAAATGTCCTGACCCCAATGCCGAAAAACATGCCGGGTATTGTTGTTGTGCAGCATATGCCGGCTCATTTCACTAAGGCCTTTGCCGGACGGTTAAATGAATTGTGCCAAATGCGTGTTAAAGAAGCTATAAATGGGGACCCTGTAACAAATGGTAACGTCCTTATTGCCCCGGGTAATTACCACATGCTTTTAAAACGCAGGGGCGCCGGCTATTGCGTAGCGGTTAAAACAGGGCCTCTTGTTCACTATCAGCGACCGGCCGTGGATATTTTGTTTCGGTCTGTTGCAAGACTGGTTGGTGCCAACGCTGTGGGTATCATTTTAACCGGTATGGGCAAAGATGGTGCACAAGGATTGCTTGAAATGAAAAAAGCGGGGGCAGTAACGATTGCTCAGGATGAAAAATCAAGCGTCGTTTACGGGATGCCCAAAGAAGCTCAACTGATAGGCGCTGTGGATTATGTGGAAAATATTCACAATATAGCGGCAAAGACCTGTTCATTTTTTAAACCTCTCTAA
- a CDS encoding chemotaxis protein CheX: MKKVLMTAMTNSISEVMETMFFMPVEIGPEMILNDSGIDLNNALACRLNFTGDIGGNIDVISPEPLVAELTSNFLGETKAELTWEQQFGTLSEMLNMVCGNALKKVKCRRPYKLGIPEKITSTDLNGTAECTLIETMDSKMAILLSIHVGQ; encoded by the coding sequence ATGAAGAAAGTATTGATGACAGCGATGACGAATTCGATTTCTGAAGTCATGGAGACCATGTTTTTTATGCCGGTTGAGATCGGTCCCGAGATGATTTTAAATGATTCCGGCATCGACCTGAATAACGCGTTGGCATGTCGTTTGAATTTCACCGGAGATATCGGCGGGAATATAGATGTTATTTCACCGGAACCACTGGTTGCGGAACTCACATCCAATTTTTTGGGCGAAACCAAAGCCGAACTGACGTGGGAACAGCAGTTTGGGACATTGTCTGAAATGCTTAATATGGTGTGCGGAAATGCCTTGAAAAAGGTGAAATGCCGGCGGCCCTATAAGCTCGGCATCCCCGAAAAGATTACCAGTACAGATCTGAACGGTACTGCAGAATGCACACTGATTGAAACAATGGATTCGAAAATGGCTATTTTACTATCTATCCATGTGGGTCAATAA
- a CDS encoding response regulator: MSYSILIVDDSMPMRTVLKRSLAAAGYGGARILEASNGKEALTVMGGDWVDLIMTDYNMPEMNGLSFLKKVKTEALFKEIPVVVISTEGNDSKIKEFMDTGAAGYITKPFTPEALRDLIVSIIGEADYEESIDDSDDEFDF, encoded by the coding sequence ATGTCTTATTCAATATTGATTGTAGATGATTCAATGCCAATGCGGACCGTTTTAAAACGATCGCTTGCAGCGGCGGGATACGGCGGTGCCAGGATACTTGAAGCCTCAAATGGTAAAGAAGCGTTAACGGTAATGGGAGGAGACTGGGTGGATTTGATTATGACCGACTATAACATGCCGGAAATGAATGGGCTCAGCTTTTTAAAAAAAGTAAAAACCGAAGCACTGTTCAAGGAAATTCCAGTGGTTGTCATTTCAACCGAGGGCAACGATTCAAAGATTAAAGAATTTATGGATACCGGTGCTGCCGGTTATATTACCAAGCCGTTTACCCCTGAGGCGCTCAGGGATTTAATTGTCAGTATAATTGGAGAAGCCGATTATGAAGAAAGTATTGATGACAGCGATGACGAATTCGATTTCTGA
- a CDS encoding HDOD domain-containing protein yields MTSLDKMIREIKELTPMPAVANRLLEMVEEPDSSMNDIAQIIQYDPVMTVDILKVCNSAYSGLKMPAESIKDAVNMLGTDQIIELAMVKSSAKILSGRRKGYGLEQGDMWRYSVSSAVIAKQVAIRLGLNNKSTIFTAALIKDIGKIILEKYVFKDFKKINTLVKKFGYSFRESEKKVLGIDHAEMGALIGKIWKFSPRMIKLIQHHHLRDESMINDKEVAAVYLSDCICMMMGDGVGADGLAYRFKDELMKIHSVSQSDITGIMAEFAVNMHEVNVLLNMA; encoded by the coding sequence ATGACATCACTGGATAAAATGATTCGTGAGATAAAGGAGTTAACGCCGATGCCGGCCGTCGCTAACCGTCTGCTCGAAATGGTTGAAGAGCCGGATAGTTCAATGAACGATATTGCCCAGATAATTCAGTATGACCCTGTCATGACAGTAGATATTCTTAAAGTCTGCAACTCAGCATATTCGGGGTTAAAGATGCCAGCTGAGTCAATTAAAGATGCCGTGAATATGCTTGGTACAGATCAGATAATTGAATTGGCAATGGTAAAATCAAGTGCAAAAATCCTTTCTGGACGACGAAAAGGCTATGGTCTTGAACAGGGGGATATGTGGCGGTACTCAGTTTCTTCTGCCGTAATCGCCAAACAGGTTGCCATACGCTTGGGACTTAACAACAAAAGTACAATTTTTACCGCTGCCCTGATCAAAGACATCGGTAAAATCATATTGGAAAAATATGTGTTCAAGGACTTTAAAAAAATTAATACGCTTGTAAAAAAATTTGGCTACAGTTTCAGAGAATCCGAAAAAAAAGTACTGGGTATAGATCATGCGGAGATGGGTGCCTTAATTGGCAAAATATGGAAATTCAGCCCACGGATGATCAAGCTTATTCAACATCATCATCTCAGAGATGAATCCATGATTAACGATAAAGAGGTCGCAGCGGTATACCTGTCAGACTGCATTTGTATGATGATGGGGGATGGCGTCGGAGCAGATGGTCTGGCGTATCGATTCAAGGATGAATTAATGAAAATTCATAGCGTCTCTCAATCGGATATAACCGGTATTATGGCAGAATTTGCCGTCAATATGCATGAAGTGAACGTTTTATTAAATATGGCTTAA
- a CDS encoding chemotaxis protein CheD codes for MKQIVGVADMKVSNNPADAVITYSLGSCIGLVIYDPVARVGGILHYMLPESAIDKEKAAKRPFMFADTGIPRLFKTAYTMGAKKPRIKIFVAGGAEILDQNGFFNIGKRNYMALKKMFFKNKVMIDKQEVGGNINRTIRIEIVSGDIFLKTSGSKEVRI; via the coding sequence ATGAAACAAATTGTCGGCGTTGCAGATATGAAAGTAAGCAATAATCCCGCAGATGCTGTGATCACTTACTCTCTTGGATCATGCATAGGATTGGTTATTTATGATCCGGTCGCAAGAGTCGGGGGAATTCTTCACTATATGCTTCCAGAATCCGCCATAGACAAAGAAAAAGCAGCCAAAAGACCATTTATGTTCGCAGATACCGGTATCCCGCGCCTGTTTAAAACAGCTTACACAATGGGCGCAAAGAAACCCAGGATTAAAATTTTTGTCGCAGGTGGTGCCGAAATTCTTGATCAAAATGGTTTTTTTAATATCGGAAAACGTAATTATATGGCGTTAAAAAAAATGTTTTTTAAGAACAAAGTAATGATCGATAAGCAGGAGGTGGGCGGGAATATTAACCGGACGATCCGAATTGAAATTGTATCGGGCGACATTTTCTTAAAAACCTCAGGATCCAAGGAAGTGAGAATATGA
- a CDS encoding chemotaxis protein CheA — protein sequence MSYENIIAMTERLASELILFDPDQPDSIKTLLPILKSIHAQCKSLELSSEAAQILKARNIIDTIIKDGPQVERNLLSNLDMIVSNFSTGLKKMDEKESNRLFFPKLSQPDDKASNDDFKKIEKKLNEFSMLIAGFCPGKDPDMEGMIRNVDSLINISENIEPYTFYDISKLCKQYMENMAIGPTFNTRPIEEGLVLLKSILSHLKRKEPFTFDYSDVLELLEENLATNEQCDECVDECSENEPETESTQNSTPEKLSDDDIEILTDFISEAEENLNNIEVSLIELEQDPENADIINDIFRPFHTIKGVSGFLSLDKINRLSHATENLLDSARSGDFIINHSATDAILESVDLLKHLLDSVKQGLVSGNRQEDGHIDVEILRDKLKRLQISLTKGEKEPLGEILVRKKELTKQDIDHALEIQKKHPGKKVGEILIEDKKIAPVQVASALMEQSTVKRRVDSQVKVSTQKLDDLVDYAGELVIAQSMLRQQTMENSALSQTVSQLGQIVNNMQNIAMSMRMIPIKATFMKMIRLVRDLSRKSGKQINLSMTGEETEIDRNVVDALYEPMVHMIRNACDHGIESVQERKEKNKPQQGNIDLRAYHKGGNIVIEIEDDGKGLDREKIFEKATATGLITGEEQMTDAQIFNLVLAPGFSTANQITDVSGRGVGMDVVKEGIEKFRGHLNIESEKGVGSRFIISLPLTLAIIDGMLVRVDDEKYVIPTTAIQKAFRPGPGEYFTVEGKGEMVKDRGHLVPLIRLNEIYETSNHVKSVEQSLVVVIESKEEKRAFLIDELLGKDEYVIKNLGGNMDDIRGIAGGAILADGKVGLILDVHGIFSIVSGN from the coding sequence ATGTCTTATGAAAACATAATCGCAATGACAGAAAGGCTGGCATCAGAATTAATTTTATTCGATCCGGATCAGCCGGACTCGATCAAGACGCTGTTGCCCATTCTCAAGAGCATACATGCGCAATGCAAATCGTTGGAACTATCGTCAGAGGCTGCGCAAATTCTGAAGGCCAGAAACATTATTGATACCATAATAAAAGACGGTCCCCAGGTCGAACGTAATTTATTGTCAAATCTTGACATGATTGTTTCAAATTTCAGCACGGGACTAAAAAAGATGGATGAAAAAGAGAGCAACAGGTTATTTTTCCCAAAGCTGTCCCAACCCGATGACAAAGCCTCGAACGACGATTTCAAAAAAATAGAGAAAAAGCTGAATGAATTTTCAATGCTTATCGCCGGCTTCTGCCCAGGAAAAGACCCAGATATGGAAGGAATGATTCGTAATGTAGACAGTCTTATCAACATTTCTGAAAATATTGAGCCTTATACTTTTTATGATATTTCAAAGTTATGTAAACAATATATGGAAAATATGGCTATTGGCCCGACCTTTAACACAAGGCCGATTGAAGAAGGACTTGTGTTGTTAAAGTCCATATTAAGTCATTTAAAGAGAAAAGAACCTTTTACTTTTGATTATTCCGACGTTCTTGAACTTTTAGAAGAAAACCTTGCCACAAATGAACAATGCGATGAGTGTGTTGATGAATGTTCGGAAAACGAGCCTGAAACAGAATCTACACAGAACAGCACGCCTGAAAAACTGTCTGACGATGATATTGAAATCCTGACCGACTTTATATCAGAGGCAGAAGAAAATCTAAACAACATCGAAGTGTCTTTAATTGAGTTGGAACAGGATCCGGAAAATGCTGATATCATAAACGATATTTTCAGACCGTTTCACACAATAAAAGGCGTCTCCGGATTTTTATCTTTAGATAAAATCAACCGACTGTCCCATGCCACTGAAAATCTTTTGGACAGTGCCAGAAGCGGAGATTTCATAATTAATCATTCTGCAACGGATGCAATTCTCGAATCCGTTGATTTACTAAAACACCTTCTCGATAGTGTAAAACAAGGACTTGTTAGCGGTAACCGACAAGAAGATGGCCACATAGATGTAGAAATCTTAAGGGATAAACTCAAAAGACTTCAAATTTCTTTGACCAAAGGGGAAAAAGAGCCTTTAGGTGAAATTCTTGTCAGAAAAAAGGAGCTTACAAAACAAGACATTGATCATGCACTGGAAATCCAGAAAAAGCATCCGGGAAAAAAAGTTGGTGAAATTCTGATCGAAGATAAAAAGATCGCTCCTGTTCAAGTCGCCTCGGCGTTAATGGAACAATCAACGGTTAAAAGAAGGGTGGATTCTCAAGTTAAAGTCAGCACTCAGAAATTGGACGACCTTGTAGATTATGCCGGTGAACTGGTGATTGCCCAATCGATGCTGCGACAGCAAACCATGGAAAATTCAGCCTTAAGCCAGACCGTTTCACAATTGGGACAGATTGTAAACAATATGCAGAATATTGCCATGTCCATGCGTATGATACCCATTAAAGCCACATTTATGAAAATGATTCGTCTCGTAAGGGATTTGTCACGAAAATCGGGCAAACAGATCAACTTATCAATGACCGGAGAAGAAACTGAAATTGATCGAAATGTGGTGGATGCCCTTTATGAGCCCATGGTTCATATGATCAGAAATGCCTGTGATCACGGGATTGAATCCGTACAGGAGCGCAAGGAAAAAAACAAACCCCAACAGGGAAATATTGATCTTCGTGCCTATCATAAAGGCGGGAACATTGTCATTGAGATCGAGGACGACGGTAAGGGGCTGGATAGGGAAAAAATATTTGAAAAGGCCACGGCTACCGGGCTGATTACCGGAGAAGAACAGATGACGGATGCGCAGATTTTTAATCTGGTTCTTGCGCCCGGATTCTCAACAGCAAACCAAATTACGGATGTATCCGGCCGGGGCGTCGGCATGGATGTGGTCAAAGAGGGGATTGAAAAATTTCGCGGCCATTTGAATATTGAATCCGAAAAGGGGGTCGGCTCCCGATTTATTATCAGTCTTCCTCTGACGCTGGCCATTATCGACGGTATGCTGGTCAGGGTTGATGACGAAAAATATGTTATTCCCACCACTGCTATTCAAAAAGCATTCAGACCGGGGCCAGGTGAATATTTCACCGTAGAAGGAAAAGGTGAAATGGTTAAAGATCGTGGCCATCTGGTTCCTCTAATCCGATTAAACGAAATCTATGAAACAAGCAATCATGTTAAATCCGTAGAACAAAGCCTGGTTGTCGTTATTGAGTCAAAGGAAGAAAAACGTGCTTTTTTGATTGATGAACTTTTAGGCAAAGATGAGTATGTGATTAAAAATCTTGGCGGAAATATGGATGATATTCGAGGTATTGCCGGCGGTGCGATTCTGGCTGACGGAAAAGTCGGACTGATCTTAGATGTTCACGGCATCTTTTCCATTGTATCGGGAAACTAG